A region from the Bactrocera dorsalis isolate Fly_Bdor chromosome 1, ASM2337382v1, whole genome shotgun sequence genome encodes:
- the LOC125775511 gene encoding putative nuclease HARBI1, translating to MTSEEKNEAKRAFYSVSGIPGVIGVVVGTHIQMIRPAVNEHLCFNRKLKHSINAMVICDHKMMIKAVNGRFAGACHDSHVWNLSSERQYLQTNYMNGERGIRILGDSGYPLEPWLLTPYRNAPENSAESYYNYKFSKARSFIERVFGVLKARFRCLLAARELHYAPEKVVQILNVFCALHNICTLFNVESPANIAIEVEEVDASYTETIGNANETNIAKRLRDQIKNSMTT from the exons ATGACATCAGAGGAGAAAAATGAAGCGAAACGAGCTTTTTACTCAGTGTCAGGAATTCCAGGAGTAATTGGAGTGGTGGTTGGTACTCACATCCAAATGATACGACCGGCCGTAAATGAACATTTATGTTTCAATAGGAAATTAAAACATAGTATAAACGCTATGGTG ATATGTGATCATAAGATGATGATCAAAGCCGTTAACGGTCGGTTTGCTGGGGCGTGTCATGATTCACATGTGTGGAATTTATCAAGCGAACGCCAATATTTACAAACCAACTATATGAATGGAGAAAGAGGAATTCGCATTCTTG gcGACTCTGGATATCCGCTTGAGCCATGGCTTTTAACTCCATATAGAAATGCTCCTGAAAACTCTGCTGAGAGTTATTACAACTACAAGTTTTCAAAAGCCAGATCCTTTATAGAACGAGTATTTGGAGTGTTAAAAGCGCGGTTCCGATGCCTTTTAGCTGCTAGAGAACTACATTATGCCCCAGAAAAAGTGGTGCAAATTTTGAACGTATTTTGTGCTCTTCATAATATTTGCACTCTTTTTAATGTGGAATCACCTGCCAATATAGCAATAGaagttgaagaagtcgatgCTAGTTATACTGAAACCATAGGAAATGCGAATGAAACCAATATTGCTAAACGTTTAAgggatcaaataaaaaacagtatGACTACTTAA
- the LOC125775299 gene encoding uncharacterized protein LOC125775299: MIRTAITHVFVIFSQIGCTIWNKNYKFTCRQPCKPLSAVVIFHQKFAMSSPAGQNFTLLKKLFSEVQKEKNTFLYDLSQKEYKNNKLKQIAWGEIADALELPKDEVQVLWKRTRNKFKNALASSNAPIGSTRRVQKQMDTFLLSEMEFLRKYVEDEEPTTTNYTGMQELFDEMAGDPEVISSSTDESSSTPTFKRKKPKHGTFDTEMQTAFQKLNTLASGILSAPQDPFYLYFQSEMEKLPENVKSELKSEIMQKIFQANKMYL, from the exons ATGATCAGGACTGCCATTACtcatgtttttgtaattttcagccaaattggATGTACGATTTGgaataaaaactacaaatttacaTGTAGGCAACCATGCAAACCATTGTCAGCTGTTGTCATCTTTCATCAAAAGTTCGCAATGTCTTCGCCGGCTGgacaaa ATTTTACGTTGCTCAAAAAGCTTTTTTCAGAAGTGCAAAAGGAAAAGAACACCTTCTTGTATGATCTCAGCCAAAAAgagtacaaaaataataagctTAAGCAAATAGCTTGGGGTGAAATTGCGGACGCACTTGAATTGCCAA AGGATGAAGTGCAAGTGCTGTGGAAACGCAcccgaaataaatttaaaaacgcgCTTGCCAGCAGTAACGCCCCAATTGGAAGCACGAGACGAGTACAAAAGCAGATGGATACTTTTTTGTTATCAGAAATGGAATTTTTACGGAAATATGTAGAAGATGAAGA ACCAACAACTACAAACTACACTGGCATGCAAGAACTTTTTGACGAAATGGCCGGAGATCCTGAAGTCATAAGTTCCTCCACGGATGAATCTTCATCTACCCCAACATTTAAACGCAAGAAGCCAAAACATGGAACTTTTGACACCGAAATGCAAACAGCCTTCCAAAAACTGAATACCTTAGCATCAGGTATTTTAAGTGCGCCACAGGATcctttctatttatattttcaatcagaaatggaaaaattacCAGAGAATGTCAAATCTGAGCTTAAATctgaaataatgcaaaaaatatttcaagctaataaaatgtatttgtaa
- the LOC125775557 gene encoding uncharacterized protein LOC125775557, whose translation MNTHSELSKGQLKTVDAKNAANNLWKELVCDLNAAGPPSRDVLKWKKVWSDYKTHLKAKMRRNKVSISGTGGGPPSHCSLTPLEEQVSELLAMEISVSGISGTSEFGVAQLTQPSGSDITTDEFRQNEPTPVDEMPHCSRQRVAPQKKDSLLNKQVDNQIAYHKGSLKVLSEINENLKIISKCMKKKT comes from the exons ATGAATACACATTCGGAACTTTCCAAAGGACAACTTAAAACTGTGGACgcgaaaaatgcagcaaataattTGTGGAAAGAGTTGGTATGTGACCTTAATGCTGCGGGGCCACCATCGCGCGATgttttaaaatggaaaaag gTTTGGTCGGATTATAAAAcccatttaaaagcaaaaatgcggCGGAACAAAGTAAGTATTTCTGGAACTGGTGGTGGTCCTCCAAGTCATTGCTCCTTAACACCGTTGGAGGAGCAGGTTAGTGAACTTCTGGCAATGGAAATATCCGTCAGTGGAATAAGCGGCACCTCAGAATTTGGTGTAGCACAATTAACACAACCAAGTGGGTCAGACATCACAACCGACGAATTCCGACAGAATGAACCAACGCCAGTGGATGAAATGCCACATTGTTCACGACAAAGAGTCGCTCCGCAAAAGAAAGATAGCCTTTTAAATAAGCAGGTGGATAACCAAATCGCTTATCACAAAGGCTCATTAAAAGTGTTatctgaaattaatgaaaatctgaagataatttcaaaatgtatgaaaaaaaaaacataa